In one window of Camelina sativa cultivar DH55 chromosome 15, Cs, whole genome shotgun sequence DNA:
- the LOC104745365 gene encoding B3 domain-containing protein At3g11580-like, whose translation MSVNHSYHNTLSLQQQQHMHHQNDVAVAQRESLFEKSLTPSDVGKLNRLVIPKQHAEKYFPLNNNGGGGDDVATTEKGMLLSFEDESGKCWKFRYSYWNSSQSYVLTKGWSRYVKDKHLDAGDVVFFQRHRFDVHRLFIGWRRRGEASSSPAVSVVSQEALVNTTAYWSGLTTPYRQVHASTTYPNIHHEYSHYGAVADQAQSTSTAVAGSSRTVRLFGVNLECHGDAVEPPARTDGYNGQHIYYYSTPHAMNLSFAGEALEQVGDGRG comes from the exons atgtCAGTCAACCATAGTTACCACAACACTCTCTCgttgcagcagcagcaacataTGCACCACCAAAACGACGTCGCCGTAGCACAAAGAGAGTCTTTGTTCGAGAAATCACTCACGCCAAGCGACGTCGGGAAACTAAACCGCTTAGTCATACCAAAACAACACGCCGAGAAATACTTCCCTCTCAATAATAATGGCGGCGGAGGGGATGACGTGGCAACGACGGAGAAAGGGATGCTTCTTAGCTTTGAGGACGAGTCAGGCAAGTGTTGGAAATTCAGATACTCTTATTGGAACAGTAGCCAAAGCTACGTGTTGACCAAAGGATGGAGCAGGTACGTCAAAGACAAACACCTCGATGCTGGAGACGTCGTGTTCTTTCAGCGTCACCGTTTTGATGTCCATAGACTCTTCATTGGCTGGCGGAGACGCGGCGAAGCTTCGTCTTCACCCGCCGTCTCCGTCGTGTCTCAAGAAGCTTTGGTTAATACGACCGCGTATTGGAGCGGCTTGACCACACCTTATCGTCAAGTACACGCGTCGACTACTTACCCTAATATTCACCACGAGTATTCACACTATG GCGCCGTCGCTGATCAGGCTCAGTCGACATCAACGGCGGTCGCAGGGAGCTCGAGGACGGTGAGGCTATTTGGCGTTAACCTAGAGTGTCATGGTGACGCTGTCGAGCCACCAGCTCGTACCGACGGATATAACGGCCAACACATTTACTATTACTCAACTCCTCACGCCatg AATCTATCATTTGCTGGAGAAGCATTGGAGCAGGTAGGAGATGGACGAGGTTGA
- the LOC104745363 gene encoding protein trichome birefringence-like 8, which produces MDHHHQETNPLKELVSLSSSPFFSALKIKKPIFVGISLLTSFLIISVVVVDFAGFEPYQCIGFLYSSRTLTKERGNEDVCDYSYGRWVRGRRDVDETFYGEECRFLDPGFRCLNNGRKDSGFREWRWQPHGCDLPRFNASDFLERSRNGRIVFVGDSIGRNQWESLLCMLSQAVSNKSEIYEVYGNPISKHKGFLSMRFPNQNLTVEYHRTPFLVVVGRPPENSPVDVKMTVRVDEFNWQSKKWVGSDVLVFNTGHWWNEDKTFNAGCYFQEGGKLNKTMGVMEGFRKSLKTWKSWVLERLDSESSYVFFRSFSPVHYRNGTWNLGGLCDAETEPETDMKKMEPDSIHNNYISQVIQEMRYEHSKVKFLNITYLTEFRKDAHPSRYREPGTPEDAPQDCSHWCLPGVPDTWNEILYAQLLAMNYRTK; this is translated from the exons atggatcatcatcatcaagaaacgAATCCTTTGAAGGAGCTTGTCTCTCTATCTTCGTCTCCTTTCTTCTCAGCCTTGAAGATCAAGAAACCTATATTTGTTGGGATCTCTCTTCTCACCAGCTTCCTAATAATCTCTGTCGTCGTCGTCGACTTTGCCGGCTTTGAGCCTTATCAATGTATTGGATTCTTGTATTCATCGCGTACCCTAACGAAGGAACGAGGAAACGAGGATGTATGCGACTATTCATACGGAAGATGGGTTCGTGGACGCCGTGATGTGGACGAAACCTTTTATGGAGAAGAGTGTCGGTTCCTAGATCCTGGTTTCCGTTGTCTGAATAATGGAAGAAAAGATTCTGGTTTTCGAGAATGGCGATGGCAACCACATGGCTGCGACCTTCCACG ATTTAATGCAAGTGATTTTCTGGAGAGGAGTCGGAATGGGAGGATTGTGTTCGTCGGAGATTCTATCGGAAGAAACCAATGGGAGTCTCTTCTGTGTATGCTGTCACAAGCAGTGTCTAATAAATCTGAGATATATGAAGTATATGGGAACCCTATAAGCAAGCATAAAGGTTTCCTTTCAATGCGATTTCCGAATCAAAACCTAACCGTTGAATATCATAGAACACCATTTCTAGTCGTGGTTGGTCGGCCACCTGAGAACTCACCGGTAGATGTCAAAATGACGGTTAGAGTCGATGAGTTTAACTGGCAGTCTAAAAAATGGGTCGGATCTGATGTTCTAGTCTTCAATACAGGACATTGGTGGAACGAAGACAAAACCTTTAACGC ggGTTGCTATTTTCAGGAGGGAGGGAAATTGAACAAGACAATGGGAGTAATGGAGGGATTTAGGAAGTCTTTAAAGACATGGAAGTCATGGGTTTTAGAGAGACTAGATTCTGAGAGTAGTTATGTCTTCTTCAGAAGCTTCTCTCCTGTACATTACAG GAACGGGACATGGAACTTGGGTGGTTTGTGTGATGCAGAAACAGAGCCAGAGACTGATATGAAGAAAATGGAACCTGATTCTATCCACAACAATTATATTTCTCAAGTAATCCAagaaatgagatatgaacaTAGTAAGGTTAAGTTTCTGAACATTACATATCTGACTGAGTTCAGGAAGGATGCTCATCCTTCGCGGTATCGAGAACCGGGAACTCCTGAGGATGCTCCTCAAGACTGCAGTCACTGGTGCTTACCCGGTGTGCCTGACACTTGGAATGAGATTCTATATGCGCAGCTATTGGCAATGAATTACCGGACAAAATGA